Proteins encoded together in one Capsicum annuum cultivar UCD-10X-F1 unplaced genomic scaffold, UCD10Xv1.1 ctg44847, whole genome shotgun sequence window:
- the LOC124892216 gene encoding alpha-crystallin domain-containing protein 22.3-like, with the protein ASQSSVPNSGESSSSIPLHPQPLNVAPISWYSSTPDINAGSVSVEAITLPSKHSNSQRHAGGQPAVFFFSACPAKEEWDNLINHANGGVALTGSALYGKVGPFMGSVDIAESEDAYVFRVSLPDVARDEHKFY; encoded by the coding sequence AGCATCTCAGTCTTCTGTGCCAAATTCTGGTGAATCTAGTAGTTCAATTCCGCTACATCCTCAACCGCTTAATGTGGCCCCCATCAGCTGGTATTCATCGACACCAGATATCAATGCTGGTTCAGTCTCAGTTGAAGCTATAACTTTGCCGTCGAAGCATAGCAACTCTCAGCGGCATGCTGGGGGTCAGcctgcagttttttttttttctgcttGTCCAGCCAAAGAGGAGTGGGACAATCTTATAAATCATGCTAACGGCGGGGTTGCCCTTACTGGATCGGCTTTGTATGGAAAGGTTGGGCCATTCATGGGTTCAGTtgatatagctgaatctgaagaTGCTTATGTCTTCCGTGTTTCACTTCCCGATGTTGCTAGGGATGAACATAAGTTCTAC